The following DNA comes from Aquarana catesbeiana isolate 2022-GZ unplaced genomic scaffold, ASM4218655v1 unanchor105, whole genome shotgun sequence.
AATCATTTCTACATGTGATCAGCCAGAAGATGACCCTTGAGGGATATGGCAGCTTCCATTGATTGCTTCATGATGGTCTTGGTAATCCTGACCTCACCGACTCACTCACCTGGAACAAGGATGCCCAATGGGAGTTCAGCCTTTACTGCCTGCATGCTTGCAGAGGAATTGCTGACACCAATGGATTATATCTGACACCAACACTATTGATGTCTTATCTTTAATTTTTTCTATCCTGTACAATTAATGGCTGTTACCAAAGGGGTGATATCACAAAGTGTATTCCACATTATTGGAGCTGCTGGACACAATATATTGAGAAGCTGGTTCATGCttttgtctcctccagactggattACCGTAACGCACTTCTAATTGGGATTCCTAGAAGGAGTCTGCAGAGACCTCAGTACATCCAAATCTCTGCAGCAAAGATCCTGATGAGAGTGCAgaaacatgagcacattaccccTAATTCTTcactcactccactggcttcctgtcTCCGCCAGGATTGAGTACAAGGTTTCTCTCCCCACACATCAATGTATCCATGGACATGCCCCTCCCTACCTTAAAGAACTTCTTGAACCGCaaaacacaacacgtcccctccgctccactcactcaaaccttcttcatatacccagaactagactCAGGACAATGGGAGACGGGGCGTTTTGTGCAGCTGCCCCgcgcctgtggaatgccctacctgacaACCTGAGGGCTCCTCAATCTACTGACCGTTTTAAAAAAGggcttaagacatttctttttagcaaagctttttgtTCCTTCTAGATGTTCGTTTCATCGTATAAACtgcttaaatttcttttttttgttgtttttatcccatagcactttgagatcttttgatgaaaagtgcactataaataaaatgtattattattatagtagAGGGATCAGTGAGCATTGAGGTGGCAATTAGGCAGCACACAGGGGGGGGGTAATGAGCCAATCCCCATCTGAGGACTAAACCCATCACTATATGGGAAGACTCTGCAGTGTGCATGGGGAGGGGTGCGATGAGGACGTTTTGTGTTTACTGCTTGAAAAGTCCAGAAAGAAACCAgaaatgtaaggcccctttcatacttgtacgacttgggactgcaaagtcgtatgacaagtcgttcccccatgatttccaatgactaccattcatagtAGTATGTCTTCAAGTCACGCcgacttcaaaagtagtccctacactactttggtccgactttgatgcgagttacacaggcatttccTGAAATGGCGGCAAAAATTGTGGCCGCGAAAACGCGGCAAAAATCTAGCAACTTTGAAGTGGCggtagcgtgaaaggggcctaaggccgggttcacactgatacgacacgactgttgtaagactatcatcctactttgccctgctacatcggtcctacttccttccgacttgaatgaacaggataagatTTTGCTTTGACTGAGATAGTACAACTtatcctttgaccaatcaaaacaatcccagtgtgacaaattatttttactgctgctgtaattatcatgtcggatggttaggacaaagatcctactttgatccgacttcaatgatattcaatgggctgaagtaggaccaaagtagtgcacgGAGTATTTTCAAAGtaggaccgacttgtgtcggacaagttaagacggctctcatatgGAAACATTGATTTGctcgtcatgtgacatgagctcccaatgtcggatcgTTTGTCgaacaagtgtgaacccggcctaaattcAGAGACCAGACACCATTATGTCTTcatttctaaagccccatacacaccattcgATTCtctacagatttttgtcttcagatttaccaaaaccatataatatgaggccaaaccTTAAGGCTgccttcacacctgagtgtttcaaaGTTGTGCGTTTTTACCaggattttgttcaggtcaccaatgtaaaaaggcagaaaaaatgcctgtaatctgccccaaagaagctcatgttcttttttgagcttagggcatatttcttcaggtgacaaaacgctcaggtgccattgaaatgaatgggattttgcttgttgggcgttttacgagctgaaaacactcaggtgtgaatgcagcctaagagttttgatttgtatgtaatcaggtaggcccttgcacatggttttggtaaatctgaagacaaaagtctgcagaaaatcgaatagtgtgtatggggtctaagaatcGCCCATTTATATAATGGCCCGAGTGTGAGCGCAACTTTATACTGAAGGCATTGCTACATTTTTATTCCAAAATATGATGGGGGGAAAAGAAATGTCTTCTCTTCCCAATCTCATACAAGGTGGATTTCCATTTGAGACAAGTACCTTACCCAGCAAGATCTCTGCATgacccatggagctctatacacacactcCACTCGGCCCATATAGCTCTATACACACACCACCCAGGCCaaagagctctatacacacaccacCCAGGCCaaagagctctatacacacaccacCCAGGCCAAAGAGCTCTAGCCACACACCGCCCGGCCAAAGAGCTCTATCCACACACCGCCCGGCCAAAGAGCTCTATCCACACACCGCCCGGCCAAAGAGCTCTATCCACACACCGCCCGGCCaaagagctctatacacacaccgcccggcccatggagctctatacacacaccgcccggcccatggagctctatacacacaccgcccggcccatggagctctatacacacaccgcccggcccatggagctctatacacacaccgcccggcccatggagctctatacacacaccgcccggcccatggagctctaaacacacaccgcccggcccatggagctctatacacacaccgcccggcccatggagctctatacacacaccgcccggcccatggagctctatacacacaccacCCGGCCAatagagctctatacacacaccgcccggcccatggagctctatacacacaccgcccggcccatggagctctatacacacacaccgcccggcccatggagctctatacacacacaccgcccggcccatggagctctatacacacacaccgcccggcccatggagctctatacacacacaccgcccggcccatggagctctatacacacacaccgcccggcccatggagctctatacacacacaccgcccggcccatggagctctatacacacacaccgcccggcccatggagctctatacacacacaccgcccggcccatggagctctatacacacacaccgcccggcccatggagctctatacacacacaccgcccggcccatggagctctatacacacacaccgcccggcccatggagctctatacacacacaccgcccggcccatggagctctatacacacacaccgcccggcccatggagctctatacacacacaccgcccggcccatggagctctatacacacacaccgcccggcccatggagctctatacacacacaccgcccggcccatggagctctatacacacacaccgcccggcccatggagctctatacacacacaccgcccggcccatggagctctatacacacacaccgcccggcccatggagctctatacacacacaccgcccggcccatggagctctatacacacacaccgcccggcccatggagctctatacacacacaccgcccggcccatggagctctatacacacacaccgcccggcccatggagctctatacacacacaccgcccggcccatggagctctatacacacacaccgcccggcccatggagctctatacacacacaccgcccggcccatggagctctatacacacacaccgcccggcccatggagctctatacacacacaccgcccggcccatggagctctatacacacacaccgcccggcccatggagctctatacacacacaccgcccggcccatggagctctatacacacacaccgcccggcccatggagctctatacacacacaccgcccggcccatggagctctatacacacacaccgcccggcccatggagctctatacacacacaccgcccggcccatggagctctatacacacacaccgcccggcccatggagctctttacacacaccgcccggcccatggagctctatacacacaccgcccggcccatggagctctatacacacaccgcccggcccatggagctctatacacacaccgcccggcccatggagctctatacacacaccgcccggcccatggagctctatacacacaccgcccggcccatggagctctatacacacaccgcccggcccatggagctctatacacacaccgcccggcccatggagctctatacacacaccgcccggcccatggagctctatacacacaccgcccggcccatggagctctatacacacaccgcccggcccatggagctctatacacacaccgcccggcccatggagctctaaacacacaccgcccggcccatggagctctatacacacacaccgcccggcccatggagctctatacacacacaccgcccggcccatggagctctatacacacacaccgcccggcccatggagctctatacacacacaccgcccggcccatggagctctatacacacacaccgcccggcccatggagctctatacacacacaccgcccggcccatggagctctatacacacaccgcccggcccatggagctctatacacacaccgcccggcccatggagctctatacacacactgcccggcccatggagctctttacacacaccgcccggcccatggagctctttacacacaccgcccggcccatggagctctatacacacaccgcccggccaatAGAgcagagctctatacacacaccacctggcccatagagctctatacacacaccacccggcccatggagctctatacacacaccgcccggcccatggagctctatacacacaccgcccggcccatggagctctaaacacacaccgcccggcccatggagctctatacacacaccgcccggccaatAGAgcagagctctatacacacaccacctggcccatggagctctatacacacaccgcccggcccatggagctctatacacacaccgcccggcccatggagctctatacacacaccgcccggcccatggagctctaaacacacaccgcccggcccatggagctctatacacacacaccgcccggcccatggagctctatacacacacaccgcccggcccatggagctctatacacacacaccgcccggcccatggagctctatacacacacaccgcccggcccatggagctctatacacacaccgcccggcccatggagctctatacacacaccgcccggcccatggagctctatacacacaccgcccggcccatggagctctatacacacactgcccggcccatggagctctttacacacaccgcccggcccatggagctctttacacacaccgcccggcccatggagctctatacacacaccgcccggccaatAGAgcagagctctatacacacaccacctggcccatagagctctatacacacaccacccggcccatagagctctatacacacaccacccggcccatagagctctatacacacaccacCCATAGAACTTACACTCGGATCAAACACAAAGCTCATTTCTATTGAAAAGGAAAACACCAGCCCTCTGCTCATGGTGAAGGTTTTTAAAATTCATTTGGAAGAAAGTTTAAACAGTTAAAGTAAAGATTAGAAAGTAGCGAGGTTGACTGAAGAGATACTTAGATACAGCAGATGTACCCAGGATCTGACTATTTGATCAAAAAGTAAACTTTAAGCCCTAATCCTGGACAGTTGCCCGGCATCAACATTTTACATATGGAATAATTCACGTAACAAACTTAAGGAGTATATCATCAAttacaagagacattcatttctgttatCTCTGAACACATTAGCTTGACCATCCACCACACTCCCAAATACCTCGTTGTAGGACAAGGAGACCAACAGTCTCTATGTTCCACAACAAGATATTTCAAGGATCGGGAGAACAACAATTAGTTCTAATAACATCAGTCCGAAAAAGTCATTCTAGCAAGCAGCAGTCAGtgcccccgatcaccaccacaccaattgtATGATGATACTTGTGAAAGGAAAGAAAACTAAACTCgcttaaataaacaaaataaggatatgagaagctgccaacatatgaaagtggcacagaaaaaaataaatgagtatAGGAGGTATGTGGTGCAACTAAAAGcgataaataataaaatatgtgaACAGAAATAAGTGTGAAAAACGCACTTAATGGATAGCACTTCCAGGACCGTGCTAATGCTAATATGCTAGGTGATCAGGTGCTGGTAATCTTCCACATATTAAAACGATAATAAACATTCAAATAAACAGAAATCTCATAAACACAATCAATAAATAACACTTCTAGGGCCGTGCTTAAGCTAATGTGCTGAATAATCAGGTGCAAAAAATCTTCAACATAATATATAATAGACATTCATAATAACAGacatttctaataaagtgcagacaAAGCAATAAAGTGCAAGAGTACTCTAAAGATGCTGGTAGTGCAACCAAAGTCCAATAAAGAGGAACAAGATCTCCAAGTGACAGTTGACCAAACCAAATCCACTTCATCCAATATCACCATCCGTGGTGCGCCactcatttcccccagcctctcacctcacataaagacccctacaggtcaagtcaGGCCTTGATATGAATATATCCAGAACCCTCAGCAATCGATCGATTCCCGCATATAACCTCAGCAATACTGATACCCAAGTTGGACTTCAAGCTCATCCGATCTTGTAGGGTCATGCAATAAAGAGGGTGGGGGGCTCCATGGTGTAGTATATCAAACCAATTTATTTAGGCgacaagtagtaacttacagtttttAAATCCTGAGTACAGCTACGTAGGATACTACCAGAAAGTGGCAACACCTGGCTCCTTCCTGACGCGTTGCCTCACTGAACACGTGACGTCATCAAAGGGTGATCATTTGGTCATACTGCACATGCACTTTGGTCTTTTAATAGGAACTGTCACTCGGAGATCTTGTTCCTCTTTATTGGACTTAGATTGCACTACCAGCACCTTTAGAGTACTCTTGCACTTTATTAGAAATTTCTGTTATTATGAATGTCTTAATTATGAATGTCATACATTATGTTGAAGATTTTTTTGCACCTGATTATTCAGCAAATTAGCTTTAGCACAGCCCTAGAAGTGTTATTTATTGATTGTGTTTATGAGATTTCTGTTTATTTGAATGTTTATTATCGTTTTAATATGTTGAAGATTACCAGCACCTGATCACCTAGCATATTAGCTTTAGCACGGTCCTGGAAATGCTATCCTGGAAGTGCTATCCCGTAAGTGCGTTTTTCACACTTATTTCTGCTCACATATTTTATCATTTATCacttttagttagcgccacatacctctATACTCATGATGATActtgtactgctctggtgactgttcataaataaaaataaataaatatacatatatatatatatatatatatatatatatatatatatatatatatatatatatatatatatatatatatatatatatatatatatatatatatatatatatatatatatatatattttttttttttttttttttaatttacgaacAGTCACCAAGAGCAGTACAAGTATCATCATGAGTATAGAGGTATAtatctagctcccttgtcatctcctcccaagcttgcctccaggatttctccagagcttctcccatcctttggaactccctaccccaatctgtccgactgtgcCCTAATCtttccatctttaggcgatccctgaaaatccttctcttcaaagaagcctatcctgcttctaactaacactgttttacttcctccatcagctcatcccccacagatattaccttttgtatcaattgaccctccctttttagccctctgattcctcttgtaccaaattgtaatgtaactgtaatgtctgccctcatgttgtaaagcgctgcactgcacaaactgttggcgcgctatatatatatatatatatatatatatatatatatatatatatatatatatatatatatatatatatatatatatatatatatatccttcatCTTCAAAAAAATTGTTAGAAAGAATTagttctgaaaaaagaaaaatgctatgccttttactaaatgtctgtctactttccagaaaaggggtaatttggggggtagttgtactgtcctgacatttgagGGCCTCAAAAAAAATTAGATTGGCCGTGAGTTtatcaggattgatccattttcgaatatatatcccatagtagtttgtagactataactttcacacaaaacaaATACTTGTTGGGATTTGTTTTTTTGACCGACatgtagcagtatatatatattagatttttttatattggatatattttttaacagaaagtagaaaatatatataaaaaaaaaagttgcaatacaTCTCTACACCATCTAAAACTGAACACACACAAGCTGGCTATAGATACATTGTAAAAGTGAAGGATCCCGGACTAACCCCAATCTTCACTAAACTACCTCAAGGTCCACTGACCTAAGCATGCAGCTAGTAAAGCCAAAATAATCTgacctcctgcatgcttgttcctggtcagtgaaacactaggtcagtgatggcgcaccttggcaccccagatgttttggaactacatttcccatgatgctcacctacactacagagtgcatgagcatcatgggaaatgtagttccaaaacatctggggtgccacggttcgccatcactgcactaggtaGTACAGTGAGGTTTAGAATAAGGAAGACGGCCCCCTGGAGCCTGCAACTTTATAAAAAAATCAGTAGTAGTAGTGGTTTTTGCCCACTGCTCCCTCCCAGTATCTAGGCAGCTTTCTCACATCAGATTTCCCCCCAGATATCTTTATAGAGGAACCACTCCCTACCCGTaacacagcatggaggggctcagtgaaggtggtggtgaaggtgtagagatgtcggatcgggtcacacagatcataaaaggagatctgcccggcctcataatccagctCTATCCTGACTCTCCTACTGAAGAGATAGCCAGGTAATGGGACCGTATTACTGTCATGTACCACTGAGTACCGATTACCCTTCCTCGCCTCCAAACACCAGGACTTCTCATTATATCCAATCTGCGAATGATATCCGATCCTagctatactggggtaacacattccAACTCTCCACATCTGTGACACCCCAAGATCCACTTCCCAGTACAGTCTCCCTGAGGAAAACCTCTGACTGCTTAACACCTGAGAACTCCGAAATCTCCCTGGTGTTTCTGAAAACATCTCATATGCTGTCCTGGACACCGTTTTCCTGTCACCTGATATTTGTAGATGATTACCAGCTGTCTGagcatccagtaatatgtctgcaaaCTCAGATTTTTGCTGTACAGATGCAATATTTGGTCCTCCAGCCTGGCGGTGTGAGTGTTGTATGGCGGGAGTGGGTTGGGGACGTTTCCTGGGTTGTTTGGCAATGTAGGGGGATATTTTCTTTGTAGTAGAATGTGAATAGACCTCTGTGCCTGTACATTTCTGTATATTTACCCCAGATATGAGATCAGATAAACCTTTGTGTAATGTGAGTGAGATCCCCgccacatccagatcccctccatcatggaggagtttatcATATCTCTCGTTCTCATTATCTCTAACGTCACACAAGTCACCcatgtctgattcctgtaggaaAGTCAGTGGATCTGTCATGTTACACAGCTTCTCAATGTCcaccatcttcctggacagctcctccttctttatttccagctgtTGAATCATATCAGACAGTGATAGAGAGATCCGCTCTGCCTGCCCGGAGATCtcactcaggactctcttctccagctcttccagacgtctcctgaggtctctgaacaggGCAGTGGCTCTCTCGGTTTCATCATCTGCTTTTCCTTGTACTGTCTTCCtgcgttcctgcagactctggactcttttctccgtctcctctctctctatCATAGATATCTGCAGAACATTTctcagtttcttcttcttcatctcaaaGGCCAcatccagagtctccacctggTGCCCCTGATGTTCTAGGGCCAATCTGCAATATGCACAGATACAAGTGGAGTCCTCTGTGCAGTAATATTCCAGTAGTTCCTTATGGACAGAACATTTCCTGTTCTCCAGAGAAGTAGTGAgttcacataagacgtgttctggtgacttgctgtggactctcaggtgattgtcacacagagaagcttcacacatcagacaggatatcacagcaggtacaggagtgtgaatacagtaagtacagaagaacCCAGATTTCTGATCTGcttgagcagacaggaaattctccactatgttacgcaGTGTTGTGTTCCTACGCAGTGCAGAACGATCCTGGAACTcttctctgcattcaggacagggataacctccagacccctcctgtgtatccaacaTACGAACAATAcagtcccggcagaagttgtgtccacatttcagggttacaggatctgtataaatttCCAGACAAATggaacattccagctccttcctcagatcagcagacgccatcaCTGAAAgcagaaaagagaaaatatatttaaATTCTATGATACtcattaaagctgagctccaggattTTAGCCACTTTGTAAAGTGTGTAAGATTACTAGGGGTCCAGTGGGGTGCATGCCACCTTGTGGACTTCTCTCTGTTTTTTATAACCAAGTCTGATCAttgatggtgcaaatttctttcctgcaacacgtGAAATTCACACGATTTCACCATCAACACAGTCACACAGTCCctcctgtggagccattgtgttctcctggtggggaagccatcgcatgtaaaatctgatctatcgatcgacttgagtacattcagcctgcccatacatggtttcgaAGCgggtccggttcctgctgaaccatctaTGGTTGGCTTAACAGTTTTACTGATCCTCAAGAATACAGCTATCACTACACTCCCGGTGCTCTGACAGAAGAGATGTTGTCTTCTCATATACTGTAGCAGTCGCTGTGACAGACATGATTTGAGTGTTGTCAGTCAGAAAAGCAGAGTAAGAtcttaccggtaactctgtttccagtagtcttccagggcagcccttgagagatgaagctcctcctcacacacaggaaacacattgccacaaatttttttaaaaggcggtccctcaggtccctggtcagtcagcCAAGAGAACCGATGCCCGGAATctgaaaaagacataaaacaaaagGCAACCTCACAAGGTCAAACGTTAGGGAGGGatcgtgctgccctggaagactactggaaacagagttaccggtaagaACTAACTCTGCTTTtcccccagtcgtcttccaggtcagcccttgagaggataaccaagtactcaccagattagggtGAGACAACGGCTTGGAGGACTTTCCTACCAAAAGCCTGGTCCTGGCTGGATatcagatccagtctgtaatgctgAACAAAGGTAGAGAATCTTGACCAAGTTGCTGCCCTGCAAATTTGCTCTGGAGTGGCTCCCGCCTTCTCTGCCCACGAAGCTGCTGAAGCCCTTGTTGAATGCGCCCTTAGATCTTTTGGCGGTGTTACTTCCATAACTTTGTAGCACTCCAGTATCGATGACTTGATCCATCTAGCTAGCGTTTTTTTTTTACGCTTGTTTACCTTTTTGATTTCCAGCGTACAGGACGAAAAGAGCGTCTGATGCTCTGAACTCATTGGTGACTTCAAGGTACTGAAGAGGACATCTTCTAACatctacagtggggatcgaaagtttgggcaccccaggtaaaaatgtgtattaatgtgcataacgaagccaaggaaagatggaaaaatctccaaatggcatcaaattacagattagacattcttataatatgtcaaaaaaagttagattttatttccatcatttacactttcaaaattacagaaaacaaaaaaatggcgtctgcaaaagtttgggcaccctgcatagttaatatcttgtactgccccctttggcaagtatcacagcttaaAAAAAAGTAACACTTTTTGTAACCAAGAGtaagccaagagtctttcaattcttgtttgaggtatctttgcccattcttccttccaaaagtcttccagttcttttgagatttctgggctgtctgtcacgcactgctcttttaaggtctatccatagattttcaataatgttgaggtcaggagattgtgaaggccatggcaaaaccttcagtttacgcctcttgatgtaatcccccgtggattttgaggtgtgtttaggatcattatccatttgtagaagccatccttaCTTTAActtcagatggcatcaagttaccatccaaaatttgctgaaattttattgaatccatttttccttctactcgtgaaatgttccctgtgccactggctgcaatacaaccccaaagcatgattgatccacccccatgcttaacagttggacagaggttcttttcattaaattctgtgccctttcttctccgaacgtacctttgctcattccggccagaaagttctattttaacctcatcggtccacagaacttgtttccaaaatgcctcaggcttgtctatatgttcatttgcaaggTTCAaatgctgatttttgtggtgaggacgtagaagaggttttcttctgatgactcttccatgaagaccatatttgtacaagtatgtctttatagtggaatagtgtaccacaactccagtgtctgccagatctttctggagggatcatgcagtcaaacgtgggttttgaattgcttttctcataatcctgcgagctgttctgtctgatatttttcttggtcttccagatcttgctttaacttccactgttcctgatgactgccatttcttaattacattccgaacagaggatattgacatctgaaaacgctttgctatcttcatatagccttctccagctttgtaagcatcaactattttcagttttagttttctagacaactgcttagaagaacccatggtgctgattgttggggcaaggtcagatgaatctggccatttaaaacctttgagattacatcacctggtcttcccagacgatgattgagaacaatccatgacactggcaggtctcagctttgcaaagggggcagtgtatgctataaattctgcagggtgcccaaacttt
Coding sequences within:
- the LOC141121309 gene encoding E3 ubiquitin-protein ligase TRIM39-like, giving the protein MASADLRKELECSICLEIYTDPVTLKCGHNFCRDCIVRMLDTQEGSGGYPCPECREEFQDRSALRRNTTLRNIVENFLSAQADQKSGFFCTYCIHTPVPAVISCLMCEASLCDNHLRVHSKSPEHVLCELTTSLENRKCSVHKELLEYYCTEDSTCICAYCRLALEHQGHQVETLDVAFEMKKKKLRNVLQISMIEREETEKRVQSLQERRKTVQGKADDETERATALFRDLRRRLEELEKRVLSEISGQAERISLSLSDMIQQLEIKKEELSRKMVDIEKLCNMTDPLTFLQESDMGDLCDVRDNENERYDKLLHDGGDLDVAGISLTLHKGLSDLISGVNIQKCTGTEVYSHSTTKKISPYIAKQPRKRPQPTPAIQHSHRQAGGPNIASVQQKSEFADILLDAQTAGNHLQISGDRKTVSRTAYEMFSETPGRFRSSQVLSSQRFSSGRLYWEVDLGVSQMWRVGMCYPSIARIGYHSQIGYNEKSWCLEARKGNRYSVVHDSNTVPLPGYLFSRRVRIELDYEAGQISFYDLCDPIRHLYTFTTTFTEPLHAVLRVGSGSSIKISGGKSDVRKLPRYWEGAVGKNHYYY